The genomic window TCATTACGTTCAGCGCCATAATCGAGTGTCCTCCCATTTCAAAGAAGTTACTGAAAATATCCACTTTTTCAACCTTTAAAATTTCTTGCCAAATACCAGCTACAAGTTTTTCTTCATTGGTACGAGGAGCGGTATATTCTTGACTGATTTCTGCATTCGATTTGTATTCTAATAAGGCTACACGATCTATTTTGTCGTTGAGTGTTCTAGGCATTTTTTCTAAAATATGAAAAACATGCGGCACCATAAAATTAGGTAACTGCGATGCCAGCTCATTTCTCCACAATCGGATTTCTTCTAGTTCGGACGTGATTTCATAATCAACTACAATAAAGGCAACAAGAATATCTGTTTTGGCTAAAACAATAGCTGATTTAATGCCTTTTATTGAGGTTAAAGCGTGTTCTATTTCGCCAATTTCAATTCGATGTCCTCTTACTTTAACCTGATGATCCACGCGTCCGAGACACATTACTTCTTTGCTAGGAAGTAATTTTCCAATATCGCCTGAAAGATACATGATGGCATCTTCTTTGTCAGAAAAAATATTTTTAATGTATTTTGAAGCCGTTAATTCGGGTTTCCCTAAATAACCTTTACCAACTCCGTCTCCGCCAATGGCAATTTCTCCAATAGCATTTGGTGGTAGTAAATTAAGGTGCTCATCTACAATATAGTATTGCATATTAGCAATAGGACCACCTACAGAAATTATCGTTTCTTCATCCTTGATGTGTTTGCAAGAAGAAAAAATAGTTACTTCGGTAGGGCCATATAAAGTCCAAAGTTCATCACTTTTTTCAATAAGTTCCTTGGCTAGTTTTGCAGGAAGCGGTTCGCCACAACACCATATTTTGATAGGTAATTTTTTTGACCATCCAGAATCCAAAAGCATTTGATAAGTGGTGGGTGTGGCTACTACCAAGGATATTTTTTCGTTGTCCAGCATTTCATAAAATAGTCTTCCGTCACTAGGTGTTTCGTGTTCTGGAATTACTAAAACAGCTCCTTTGAATAGCGGGAAAAACAATTCGAAACTCGCAATGTCAAATGAAATAGTAGAAATAAAAGGGACTCTATCGGTTTCTTTTATACCAGGTTCTATTTCTAAAGAGCAAAATAAATTCACAACATTTCTATTGGTTATTTTAGCTCCTTTTGGTTTACCTGTCGATCCAGAAGTGTAAAGAAGGTACAATACATTTTCAGGATCAACAACAGCTTCGAGTTTGGTTTCTGGATATTGATGTAATGATGCCATGGCATCATCTATTAAAATTGTATTAGGACATTGTGGCAAAGACAAAGCTAATTTTTGACTAGTTACTAGAAATTTAGCTTCAGAATCTTGAATCATATACTCAACACGCTTGATTGGGTATTCATGATCCAATGGCAAATAAGCAGCTCCGCATTGAATAATGGCTAAAATGGCATATACCAATTCTGGGCTTCTAGGGTAAGAAACTGCTATGTAATCACCAGATTGAACGCCTTGTGCGGTTAAATAATGAGCAAACTGATTGACTTTGATGTGTAATTCTTGGTAGGTTATTTTAGTTCCAATGTATTCAATAGCAATATTATTAGGCGTTTTTTCAGCTTGTTGGCTTAAAATTTCGGCTAATCCAACATTGGGATAAGGAGTTTCAGTATCGTTTAAAGCTTCATAAGCGGCTAAATAGTCTCCATTTATAGTTTCGGCTAATGGAGCTTTTGGATTAGCTATTAATTTTTCAATGATTTCTTCAAACGAAACCATCATTTGTTTTATGGTTTCTTCTTTGAATAAGGTGGTGTTATACGAACATTGAAAAACAGGACCGTTTTTTGTTCTACAAACATGAAGTTGAAATTCAAAAGAGGCGAATTTTCTAGGGTTAATTTTGAATTCATGAGTAAGACCACCAAGTGAAAAATCATTTTCTATATTTCTGCTTAAATCAACCGTTAATGTTACAGGAACTAGCGGAATTCTAGAGGGGTCACGAGCAATGGCTAATTTCTGAAGGAGATGTCCAAAACTTAATTGATGATTGGTATAGGCTTCTGATAATTCAGGATTTCTTTGTGATAAGTATTCTGAAAAACTAATTTTTGGATTTACTTTAGTTCGCAAAGGAAGAAGATTGGCACAATTTCCAATCAAATGTTTCATGTCGTATCTCCAATTTCCTGAAACAGGAAGACCTACTACTAAATCACTTTGACCTGTGATTTTGTTTAAAAACACTTCGTATGCCGAAAGTAAAGCTGTTGTTAAACTACAACTAGCACTATTAGCAAGTTCTTTTAATGAATTTACAAGACTGTCTTCAATAGGAAAATCAAGGCGTTGGCTGTTATAAGTTCGTAATTCAGGTCTTGAAAAATCTATTGGTAATTCAATTACAGGAACCGATTCTTTATAAGTTGTTAGCCAATACTCTTCTATTTTTTTGTATTCACTACTATCTATTAACGAATTTACTTTTTGAGCATAATCGCTGAAACGTTGTGGAGTTTTTAGGCTTGGAACTGTATTTTCAATAAAAGAGGTGTAGAGAATTCCTAATTCTTCGACTATTATATTGATGCTTAATCCGTCTCCAATAATGTGATGATGCGTTAGTATTACTATATTTTCTAGAGCATCAACTTTGATTAATTTAACTTTAAACAATGGATCTTTTACAAGGTCGAAAACAGCATTTACTTCTTTATCAATACTACTTTCTATAGCCTTTTCTTTTTCATCACTAGTAAGTTGAGAAATGTCATTGTGCGCTATTTCGATTTTTAAATCTTTATAAATGTTCATATAAACTCCATCAGAACTAAAAGAGGCTCTCAAGCATTCGTGACGTTGTACCAGAGTATTTATGGCATTTTCTAAAGCTTCGACAACTAGAGTTCCGTTTAGTTTTATAGAATAAGATAAATTATATGCTTTGTTGGCATCACTACTTCCAATCAAACAATCCGTCCATATTTCTAACTGTGAATTCGTTGTGTTGATCACGTTTTCAATTTCAGAGGAATAGGTCTCGATTTGAGTTTTATTGTTTTGTGATAGATTTTCCATTATATATGTTGAATTATTTCAATTTTATTTATTCGATGATTATTTCCTAACAATTCGATTGTATTAAATACTTCTTTTTGATTTGATTTTTTTAATGAATCAAGCTAGTTTTCTTTTATTTATCAGCTAAACTTTTAGGTAAAACTTCTCGGTTTTTAGTTATTAACCTGAATTGGATTAATAATTTTGGATAGTAATATATAAAAAATAACTTTTTTTGTTTTTAAGTTTTTGAAATTCAATAGCTTGAGTTTGTTTTTTATGGAATAAATTTTGATAAAGTTACTGATTTTTTTGTTTTATTAATTGCTTTTGTAATAATTTTGGTTGTGTTTTTTTGTTTTTTAACTTTTTATATTAAGATGTTTTTTATCTAAAATATCTTGAAACATTCGGGCTAAAATTTTGTCGTTTGGTGCCACACGAATATCGAAATTATCGGACGGTATAGTGTGAACAGTTAGTCCTTTCAAAGCTGCTTTTTTCCATCCCAAGTGAGGAGGTGCAAATTGATGATCTACACGATTTTTTGAACGGAATATCTCTACATCAATGTTTTGTGGTTTAAGGTGGTATGCGTCAAGAAGGTTTAAGATTTTTCCAGAAGCTTCGGCAAACCGTTGTTGTGCTAATATTTCCTGTTCAGTCATCGTGTTATTTTGTTCGAGATGTTTTTTCAGGATATAGTCTCTTTTAGAATTAAAACGTTTTTTGAATGATTCCCAACTGGTAAGCATATCTTTTAAAAAAACTAATCTTTTATAGGTCTGTTGGTATTTTCTAGCTCGTTTTTTTTGATTGTAGGTTTTGCAGTAGTAGGAGGAATCAGCATAAGAATCGAGTAGTGCTGTTAAGCTCACTTCTTTTCCTTGTGCTTTTAATTGTCTTACAACTTCAAAAGCAACAAATCCGCCCACACAAAAACCTCCTATGGCATAAGGACCAGTAGGGTTTATTTTTACAATTGAGGCTACATAATCAGCCGCCATTTCATCTATGGATTTATACCAGTTGTCAAAACCATTGTCACCTACACCTTGAATGGCATAAAAAGGTTGGTCTTCATCAAAGTGTTTGCTTAAATTGATGTAATTCAAAACATTGAGTCCGCCACCATGAATCATAAAGAAAGGCACTTTTGTACCATTAGGTTTTAAAGCAACAATACAACTAGAATCAATTTCTTCGCTATTGCTTATTAATTTTGCAAATTTTTCGACTGTAGAATGTGCAAATAGTACTGATAGTGGAAAACGTTTGCCAGTGTGTTTTTCAGTATCAATGATTACTTTTACTGCCTTGACAGAATGACCTCCTATCTCAAAGAAATCGCTAAAAATATCAATTTCTTTTAGGTTTAAACTTTCTTTCCAGATGGCGGCAACTAATTTTTCTTCCTCTGTTCGAGGAGCAGTAAGTGTTTGATTTTTGTCTGATAGCGATTTGAATTCTAATAATTTTGCTTTATCAACTTTGCCGTTTGGTGTGGTAGGGATTTTGTCTATAATATGAAAAACATTTGGAATCATGAATGGAGGTAAATGTGCCGCTAGTTCATTTTTCCATAATTTGATTTGATCTTGTTCTTGACTAATTTCAAAATCGGCTATCACAAATGCAATAAGGATGTCGGAATTGGCCAAGACTACAGATGATTTAATTCCTTTAATGGATTGCAAAGTGTTTTCTATTTCTCCAATTTCAATTCGATAGCCTCTTACTTTAACTTGGTTGTCTATCCTGCCAAGACATTGCACCTGACCATTGGGTAAAAGTTTTCCTAAATCGCCAGAAAGATACATTTTGCCGTTGGATTCTTTGTCAAAATTGTCGGGTACAAAACGCTCATTGGTCAGTTCAGGACGATTCAAATAACCCAATGAAACTCCGTCTCCAGCAATTACTATTTCTCCTACCTCACCTTGTTTTACAGGGTTTTTATTAACATCTAATAAATAAACGGTAGTGTTTGCAATCGGTTTTCCTATCGTTATTGGATTGTCATTTACTGTGATTTGAGTAAGAAAGGAGCATACAGTAGTTTCTGTAGGGCCATAAATATTCCACAATTCATTGCATCGTGATGATAGTTTGTGAGCCAAAGGTAAAGGTACAGGTTCGCCACCTATTAATATTTTTATATTCAAGGGTTTTTCCCATCCTGAATCTAATAGAATTTGCCATATACTTGGTGTTCCCCAAATAACACTAATGTTATTTTTAATCGCTTTTTG from Flavobacterium eburneipallidum includes these protein-coding regions:
- a CDS encoding non-ribosomal peptide synthetase, translated to MENLSQNNKTQIETYSSEIENVINTTNSQLEIWTDCLIGSSDANKAYNLSYSIKLNGTLVVEALENAINTLVQRHECLRASFSSDGVYMNIYKDLKIEIAHNDISQLTSDEKEKAIESSIDKEVNAVFDLVKDPLFKVKLIKVDALENIVILTHHHIIGDGLSINIIVEELGILYTSFIENTVPSLKTPQRFSDYAQKVNSLIDSSEYKKIEEYWLTTYKESVPVIELPIDFSRPELRTYNSQRLDFPIEDSLVNSLKELANSASCSLTTALLSAYEVFLNKITGQSDLVVGLPVSGNWRYDMKHLIGNCANLLPLRTKVNPKISFSEYLSQRNPELSEAYTNHQLSFGHLLQKLAIARDPSRIPLVPVTLTVDLSRNIENDFSLGGLTHEFKINPRKFASFEFQLHVCRTKNGPVFQCSYNTTLFKEETIKQMMVSFEEIIEKLIANPKAPLAETINGDYLAAYEALNDTETPYPNVGLAEILSQQAEKTPNNIAIEYIGTKITYQELHIKVNQFAHYLTAQGVQSGDYIAVSYPRSPELVYAILAIIQCGAAYLPLDHEYPIKRVEYMIQDSEAKFLVTSQKLALSLPQCPNTILIDDAMASLHQYPETKLEAVVDPENVLYLLYTSGSTGKPKGAKITNRNVVNLFCSLEIEPGIKETDRVPFISTISFDIASFELFFPLFKGAVLVIPEHETPSDGRLFYEMLDNEKISLVVATPTTYQMLLDSGWSKKLPIKIWCCGEPLPAKLAKELIEKSDELWTLYGPTEVTIFSSCKHIKDEETIISVGGPIANMQYYIVDEHLNLLPPNAIGEIAIGGDGVGKGYLGKPELTASKYIKNIFSDKEDAIMYLSGDIGKLLPSKEVMCLGRVDHQVKVRGHRIEIGEIEHALTSIKGIKSAIVLAKTDILVAFIVVDYEITSELEEIRLWRNELASQLPNFMVPHVFHILEKMPRTLNDKIDRVALLEYKSNAEISQEYTAPRTNEEKLVAGIWQEILKVEKVDIFSNFFEMGGHSIMALNVMIKIEKATGKRIPLSALFQHSTVEKLAKLLNSENEIISDHLVAIKPNGNKTPLFMVHGAGLNILNFANVINHFDADQPVYGFQGIGPNGYDNWFESIEAMAACYIDSMLKANPKGPYAVAGFSFGGVVAFEMARQLKEQGKTVSAIALLDTYVDSSYYEATYERKKRARYLDRTYKRLNFLKQMLTSWSMLKLRFNSKKDHILKNHFGVNKNPLSEQELVAQEEFEIAAAMVDKIVDRYHLKPQDLEVDLFRSKDDPNFKLDPIYLGWKKAASRGINIHNIPGNHLNMVAPPNDKILAKEIQNLLDKRHANI
- a CDS encoding amino acid adenylation domain-containing protein is translated as MTKENDNLENEIKGIQMTYPKSTLHELFAERATQFPDAIAVEFDDKQVTYGQLAQQINQMANYFWSEGLRPGQIVAISLDRTPELIASMFAVLQCGASYIPIDTLYPEARINLMMEDAGATLYIGSKSKETFSDTITSLSIETILKAIVDFPNEALTIKTTPESGAYIIYTSGSTGKPKGVHVAHCNVINLVYSMAIEPGIGATDKIFALTTISFDAMVMEIYLPLLFGACVVIVDEDTRLDGQLLLQKAIKNNISVIWGTPSIWQILLDSGWEKPLNIKILIGGEPVPLPLAHKLSSRCNELWNIYGPTETTVCSFLTQITVNDNPITIGKPIANTTVYLLDVNKNPVKQGEVGEIVIAGDGVSLGYLNRPELTNERFVPDNFDKESNGKMYLSGDLGKLLPNGQVQCLGRIDNQVKVRGYRIEIGEIENTLQSIKGIKSSVVLANSDILIAFVIADFEISQEQDQIKLWKNELAAHLPPFMIPNVFHIIDKIPTTPNGKVDKAKLLEFKSLSDKNQTLTAPRTEEEKLVAAIWKESLNLKEIDIFSDFFEIGGHSVKAVKVIIDTEKHTGKRFPLSVLFAHSTVEKFAKLISNSEEIDSSCIVALKPNGTKVPFFMIHGGGLNVLNYINLSKHFDEDQPFYAIQGVGDNGFDNWYKSIDEMAADYVASIVKINPTGPYAIGGFCVGGFVAFEVVRQLKAQGKEVSLTALLDSYADSSYYCKTYNQKKRARKYQQTYKRLVFLKDMLTSWESFKKRFNSKRDYILKKHLEQNNTMTEQEILAQQRFAEASGKILNLLDAYHLKPQNIDVEIFRSKNRVDHQFAPPHLGWKKAALKGLTVHTIPSDNFDIRVAPNDKILARMFQDILDKKHLNIKS